From a single Bacillus pseudomycoides DSM 12442 genomic region:
- a CDS encoding aminotransferase A, producing MEQFINPRVKDIQISGIRQFSNMIQNYDNLISLTIGQPDFPTPSLVKEAAKRAITENYTSYTHNAGLLELRNAACHFLKENYDLHYSPENETIVTIGASEAIDVTFRTILEPGTEVILPAPIYPGYEPIIRLCGAIPVFVDVRETGFRLTAEAIQNAITDQTRCIVLPYPSNPTGVTLSKEELTDIVSVLKDKNIFVLSDEIYSELVYEDSHTSIAHFPEMRDKTIVINGLSKSHSMTGWRIGLLFAPSYLAGHILKVHQYNVTCATSIAQYAAIEALTAAKDAPRMMRHQYKKRRDYVYNRLIQMGLTVEKPTGAFYLFPYVGNLTSSSFDFAIDLVKEARLAVVPGTAFSEYGEGYIRLSYAYSMETLKEGCDRLEEFLKQKAKR from the coding sequence ATGGAACAATTCATTAATCCTAGAGTGAAGGATATCCAAATTTCCGGTATTCGTCAATTCTCTAATATGATTCAAAACTATGATAATCTCATTTCTTTAACAATTGGACAACCTGATTTTCCAACTCCTTCTTTAGTCAAAGAAGCTGCTAAACGAGCGATTACAGAAAACTATACGAGCTATACACACAACGCCGGCCTATTAGAATTACGCAATGCAGCTTGTCATTTTCTAAAGGAAAATTACGATTTACACTATTCACCTGAAAACGAAACCATCGTTACAATCGGTGCTAGTGAAGCAATCGATGTTACATTTCGTACTATTTTAGAACCTGGAACAGAAGTTATTTTACCAGCTCCTATTTATCCAGGCTATGAACCCATTATTAGACTGTGCGGGGCAATCCCTGTGTTTGTAGATGTTCGTGAAACTGGATTTCGATTAACAGCAGAAGCGATTCAAAATGCAATTACAGATCAAACAAGATGCATCGTTTTACCTTATCCTTCTAATCCGACTGGTGTTACACTGTCAAAAGAAGAACTAACAGATATTGTATCTGTTTTAAAAGATAAAAACATTTTCGTTCTTTCTGATGAAATTTATAGTGAGCTTGTATATGAAGATAGTCATACATCCATCGCTCATTTTCCAGAAATGCGTGATAAAACAATCGTCATTAATGGACTATCAAAATCACATTCAATGACAGGCTGGCGCATCGGTCTTTTATTTGCTCCAAGCTATTTAGCAGGGCATATTTTGAAAGTTCATCAATACAACGTTACATGTGCAACTTCAATCGCACAATACGCTGCAATCGAAGCGTTAACAGCAGCAAAAGATGCACCGCGAATGATGCGTCATCAATATAAAAAACGCCGTGATTACGTATACAACAGACTGATTCAAATGGGCTTAACTGTTGAGAAACCAACTGGTGCCTTTTATTTATTCCCATACGTTGGAAATCTTACATCCTCATCATTTGATTTTGCCATTGATCTTGTTAAAGAAGCTAGACTCGCTGTTGTTCCAGGAACAGCATTTTCAGAGTATGGTGAAGGGTATATTCGTCTTTCATACGCTTATAGTATGGAAACACTAAAAGAAGGCTGCGATCGTTTAGAAGAATTTTTAAAACAAAAAGCTAAGAGATAA